Part of the Verrucomicrobiia bacterium genome is shown below.
GACGCGTCTGGGAGTCTCCTTGGGGATCCATCGGGATCGCCATCTGCTACGATGCAAGCTACCGGCGGGTGATGGACGACCTCGTCAAGCAGGGAGCCCGGGCATTGTTGATCCCGACCATGGATCTGGAGGCTTGGGGGGCATATCAACACCAGCTCAACGCGCGAATGGCAGGACTGCGTGCGATGGAGTATGGGCTGCCGGTCTTCCGGGTTGCCAGCTCCGGGATCTCCATGGTGCTCGACCATCAAGGCGCCATCCTGGCCAGCGCGCCGTTCCCGGGCCCCGGAGCCATGATCGCCGGAACGCTGAATCTGCGACCTGCGAGACCTGCGAGGCGCTGGATCCCCCTCGACGCCTGGCTGGCTCCGGCTTGCACAATCGGGACGGCGTTCATCGCGGGCTTGTTGCTGCTCACTCACTTCAGGAATCATCGTCCTGGTTCCCTCCGTTCATCCTGACATGAAACTGCTCTGCCGCTGGCTGGTGCGGATCTGGTTCCGCTTTCGCGCCGAGAACGTCGGGGTCCTCGACGCCCCGGGTCCGGTCCTGCTCATCCCCAATCACGCGTCGTGGCTGGACTGGATGTTCCTGTACGCCCTGCTCGACGATGACTGGCGGTTCGTCACCAGCGCCACCACCGCCAACACGACCTGGTTCCACCGCAAGGTCATGGTCAACCGGCGAACGTTCCCCGTGGACACCACGTCCCCTTACGCCGCCCGGCGCATGGCCGAGTTCCTGGAACGTGGCGGACGCCTCGTGCTCTTCGCCGAGGGGCGCATCACGCTCACGGGCTCGCTCATGAAGCTGTTTGATGGGACGGGGTTCCTGATCCACCGGACCCGCGCCCGGGTGATCACCGCCTACCTGCGCGGCGCCAGCCGGGTGCCCTTTGTGCGCCACACGGGCTGGACGCAGTGGGCGCCCAGGGTGAGCGTGCATTTCAGCCCGGTGCTGGAGGCGCCCCGACTGGAAGGGGTGTCCAACGCCGTCGCCCGACAGGTGCTCACCACCTGGCTGCGAGACGCCATGGTGCGCCAGCAGTTTGAGGTCGAGCAGGCCCTTGGCCCCACCAACGTGCTGTCGGCCATCGCTGAAGTCGCTGCCGCCATTCCGGGCCGGGTCGTGCTGGAGGACATCAGTTTTCAGAAGCTGACCTTCCGCCGGTTGATGACCGGCGTGGACGTCCTCGCGGGGGTCTGGCGCCGCCGCTTTTCAGACACCGCCGCCGGCGGACGCATTGGAGTGCTCCTGCCGAACGTCAATGGGACGCCGGTCACCGTGCTCAGTCTCTGGGCCTCGGGGTTCGTGCCGGCCATCCTGAATTTCTCGACCGGGGTACCGACCATGATCCAGTGCGGCGCGCTCGCCGGCTTGCGCCACGTGATCACGTCCCGGGCCTTCCTCGACAAGGCCAGGATCGCGTCCGCCCCTTTCGAGGATGCCGGCCTCCGGTTGGTGTACCTGGAGGACATCCGCGGCGAGATCTCCGGCGGTGTGCGCCTGCTCACGCTGCTCAAGCACCGTCTCCGATGCGGCGCCGGCATGCGGGGCAGCCGCGTGTACCGCAGGGATGACCAGGCCCGTCCGGCAGTGATCCTCTTCACCTCCGGCTCCGAAGGGATGCCCAAGGGCGTGGAACTGACCCATGGGAACCTGCTCGCCAACCTGCGGCAGATCCTGGGCGTTCTCGATGTCACGGACCACGAGCGCTTTTTCAGCGCGATGCCGTTGTTCCACAGCTTCGGGCTGATGGCCGGTGTCATTGTTCCGCTGTCCCGGGGCTACTACACCTTCCTCTACCCCTCGCCGCTGCACTACCGGGTCGTGCCGGCAGGCGTCTACGACAAGGCCTGTACCGTGATGTTCGGCACCAACACCTTCCTGAACGGATACGCGCGCCGTGCCAGTCCCTATGACTTCAACTCGGTGAAGTTTCTGGTCGCCGGCGCGGAGAAGGTGCAGGAGGCCACCGCCAATACCTGGGCGCGGAAGTTCGGGGTGCGTCTGCTCGAAGGCTATGGCGCCACCGAGTGCAGCCCGGCCATCTGCCTCAACACGCGGGTGGATCCTCGATTTGGAAGTGTCGGCCGGTTCCTCCCCGGCATGGAATGGCGGTTGAAGCCCGTGGACGGCGTCCCGGAGGGCGGCCGGCTGCTGGTGCGCGGCCCCAACATCATGCGCGGCTACCTCAACCCGGAGGCCGACGCCGCCTTCCAGTCCCTCGGAGGATGGTACGACACGGGCGACATCGTTCGCGTGGACGCCGACGGCTTCGTTCACATCCTCGGAAGGCTCAAACGGTTCGCCAAGGTGAGCGGCGAAATGGTCAGCCTCACCGCCGTTGAGGATGCCCTTGCCGGCGCGTTCCCCCGGTTCGGAGCGCGATGCGAGATCGCGGTGGTCAGCCGTCCCGACGAGGACAAGGGCGAGGTGCTCATCGCCGTCGCCAACGAATCCCGGATCACGCTTGAGGACCTCCGGGCCGCCATCAAAGCCCGGGGCCTCACCAACCTCTGCGTGCCCAGGGAACTGCGGGTGGTCCGCGAGATCCCCAAGCTGGGCACGGGCAAGGTGGACTACCGGGCCCTCCAGGCGACGCTCGACGCCGCGACGGCCCAGGCCGCCTGATCTCGCCTCCGCGCCTCTCGGCCCCTGCCCAGGATTCCATGTCGCCGACCGCCGCCCCCCCGAGACGTTCTCCACCGTCGCGGCGCCGCGTGTTGCTGGCACGCGCCACCATCGCGCTCCTGATTGCCGGCGCGCTGGTGGTCATCCTGAGGGAGGCGGTGTTCACCGGTCCCTACCGCACGCCCGAGCCGCTGCCGGCAGCGCCGATCGTGGATCTGCACGTCCATACGGCCGGCATCGGGGCCGGGGACAGCGGCTGCTTCGTCTCCCCGCAGCTGCGGCAAAGCTACAAATTTCGAATTTACCTCGACGCCTTCGGCGTGAGCCGGACGGAGCTGGACCGTGAGGGCGACGCCCTGCTGATCCGCCGGATCTCGGAACGGGTCGCGGAGTCGTCGGAAGTCGGCATCGCCGTGGTGCTCGCGCTCGACGGGGTGGTGGATCCGGCCACGGGAGAGCTCGACCGGACGCGGACCGAGGTTTACGTGCCCGGGGTGTTCGTCGCCCGCGAGACCGCGAAATACTCCAACCTCCGATACGGCGCCTCCATCCATCCCGGCCGTCACGATGCGTTGCAACGGCTGGACGAAGCCGCCGCACAGGGGGCCGTGCTGGTGAAATGGATCCCAAGCGTCATGCAGATGGATCCGGCGGATCCGCGATGGATCCCCTTTTACGACCGGATGCGCCTGCACGGGCTCCCGCTGTTGTCCCACGCCGGACAGGAGCGCTCGTTCACGCGGGCCGATGACGCCCTGGCGGACCCGGAGCGCTTACGCCTTCCGTTGAGCCGCGGTGTGACCGTCATCGCGGCCCACGTGGCCTCCACCGGCACCAACGAGGGCGAACCCGATCTGGAGCGGCTGGCACGGATGATGATGACATTTACCAACCTGTATTCGGAGATCTCCTCGCTGACGCAGGCCAACCGGCTCGGCTACCTCCACGAGGCGCTGCGGCGGCCCGAGTTTGCCGGACGCCTGTGCTACGGCTCGGACTTTCCCCTCAGCAACACGCCGCTGGTGTCCCCGTGGTATTTCCCACGCGCCCTCACGGTCGCCGAGATGCGGGCCCTCGCGGAGATTCCGAACCCTTGGGATCGTGACGTGGCCCTGAAACAGGCGCTCGGAGTGCCCCCGGACATCTTCGCCCGCACGCGGGAGCTCCTGCGGTTCGAGTCCCAACCGCCGGGAGTGCCGCTCCCTCAATGAGTCCGTCGCCGACTCTTTGCCGCCGCAGGAGCTCCACCACATCCACCCCGACATCCGGTTGGGCCTCGGACGAGTCATCCAGGCGCACGGGATTTCGGATGGAAACCAGCCAG
Proteins encoded:
- a CDS encoding AMP-binding protein, with the translated sequence MKLLCRWLVRIWFRFRAENVGVLDAPGPVLLIPNHASWLDWMFLYALLDDDWRFVTSATTANTTWFHRKVMVNRRTFPVDTTSPYAARRMAEFLERGGRLVLFAEGRITLTGSLMKLFDGTGFLIHRTRARVITAYLRGASRVPFVRHTGWTQWAPRVSVHFSPVLEAPRLEGVSNAVARQVLTTWLRDAMVRQQFEVEQALGPTNVLSAIAEVAAAIPGRVVLEDISFQKLTFRRLMTGVDVLAGVWRRRFSDTAAGGRIGVLLPNVNGTPVTVLSLWASGFVPAILNFSTGVPTMIQCGALAGLRHVITSRAFLDKARIASAPFEDAGLRLVYLEDIRGEISGGVRLLTLLKHRLRCGAGMRGSRVYRRDDQARPAVILFTSGSEGMPKGVELTHGNLLANLRQILGVLDVTDHERFFSAMPLFHSFGLMAGVIVPLSRGYYTFLYPSPLHYRVVPAGVYDKACTVMFGTNTFLNGYARRASPYDFNSVKFLVAGAEKVQEATANTWARKFGVRLLEGYGATECSPAICLNTRVDPRFGSVGRFLPGMEWRLKPVDGVPEGGRLLVRGPNIMRGYLNPEADAAFQSLGGWYDTGDIVRVDADGFVHILGRLKRFAKVSGEMVSLTAVEDALAGAFPRFGARCEIAVVSRPDEDKGEVLIAVANESRITLEDLRAAIKARGLTNLCVPRELRVVREIPKLGTGKVDYRALQATLDAATAQAA
- a CDS encoding amidohydrolase family protein — protein: MSPTAAPPRRSPPSRRRVLLARATIALLIAGALVVILREAVFTGPYRTPEPLPAAPIVDLHVHTAGIGAGDSGCFVSPQLRQSYKFRIYLDAFGVSRTELDREGDALLIRRISERVAESSEVGIAVVLALDGVVDPATGELDRTRTEVYVPGVFVARETAKYSNLRYGASIHPGRHDALQRLDEAAAQGAVLVKWIPSVMQMDPADPRWIPFYDRMRLHGLPLLSHAGQERSFTRADDALADPERLRLPLSRGVTVIAAHVASTGTNEGEPDLERLARMMMTFTNLYSEISSLTQANRLGYLHEALRRPEFAGRLCYGSDFPLSNTPLVSPWYFPRALTVAEMRALAEIPNPWDRDVALKQALGVPPDIFARTRELLRFESQPPGVPLPQ